A section of the Paenibacillus odorifer genome encodes:
- a CDS encoding DUF4023 domain-containing protein: MDDTQAFVDKVHDTQKKAEKNKQNHGKGTPSQKLPNKQHSK; this comes from the coding sequence ATGGATGATACTCAAGCTTTTGTAGACAAAGTACACGACACCCAGAAGAAAGCAGAAAAGAACAAACAGAATCACGGTAAAGGAACACCAAGCCAAAAGCTGCCTAATAAACAGCACAGTAAATAG
- a CDS encoding endo-beta-N-acetylglucosaminidase, translated as MNLHTGKKARRKLTSAVLAAALLVSGLPLTAYAGDTWPFTGDSAPGANQPNVHGYTSSHIANWSPATDPDAELLRSRVPLQKRNAPFAATQANPALSADTQMINVAGDYGNAFIENAPYTNKFAQYHFNFWQYIDYYSYWHGTATAYTPPEYYGELAQKDWQQKWFEFGMLNIPNPTYTDAAHKNGVLSLAGIFFSNNDRGQQTYKQMIVKDENGNFPVADKLIEMAGYFGFDGYFVNQEEMNPNVATQDIPDYIAFMKVLQEGGLYVQWYDSLNTNTGANAFARTINDTNISFLVDKSTKEPVSNSFFFDYGAGNTQITNAANYLSNLNASLGTSYNLFDVGFAGLEAGRDRFKSVNGTALMNKLDSNGLPRLSLATLGADFVHAGLDEDMNLSYPVSHRSENDYQWMTKLREQLWWSGPNVDPKNTVKSATNTVSDVYADNRYWPGISSVIAERSVIKDKNFYTNFNTGQGLSYSVNGEVSNPDEWSNMSLQDIPVTWQWWQDTAGNKLTVDFDYGPEYNLAGTNRYNYEQIGAYNGGSSLVVNGNLNAKNFLRLYKTELEVNGNSKLSISFNKPSATDASAMAVGLILADDPNTVVEVAIPNSGQHSEGWVTKELDLSAYAGHNIAALGLVFDPGQGTASTYQMNVGQLRVYDGSAVKPAAPAELAVAEAFTDTGEMVVKWKLDPDYTKIKQYNVYVNDVFMGGKYDEVFYLKHLPVKSGTLKVVAVGADGVEGEAASLAFDLDAAVSGVKVDSSADGELTVNWTNSAQASGDITVRVQSLNWITTSEPVSQQVVVPAGASTALFTGMPVNGDDYIVTVTAGNTDPVSVSGRFIDTVAEPYAEEWSWTDGKLNLPMPNTRDWRYMYVYEDGNPKSFATTYSSGNKPMIIRGRTTKASLSFTSTAKVVHVVMEDYAGNRSKPVYLKGSYPVLFDANGGEPANTVAEAVYGTLLLEPTGIAREGYDLEGWYVGEGEGARRWNFAEDLITGELNLQAKWALQAPKVQIVGEGSFRENTSATLTAVATGAGQLTYAWYADTGSGYGDALGMSATYTIPALTTGMDGNKYKVIVINESGDSSEAEYTLNVTPAEAPWEAPDFITDLPSALDVIAGEEVKLFVQIRGDVESVRWETKAATAEEWTVAESVTSAVYAFTASEADSGTQFRVALTGKEGTEPSTRTGNELTVTVHPAPDAPIITAYSVDKNPAAVGDKVSFAVVASAVYGELSYQWLKNGQAVEGAVERDYTIASAKETDSGEYTAVVTNTKILNGRPYTAVQKSGIIDLEVHNTPVSTPQPTSAPGTGTGTGGTTPAATATPLPSPTSATLTVPASALSTSTENGKVTVNVPAGVTAIELPVNAGELLGIRQLELAASGTTLGIAPELLVQLKALLNEAQASGSKIQVKLSPETLNMSTLKAERGVVLRGTGMTFDLSIIAGNGTSNRLPSFSKPVTIQWSAANTDYNTNLLGLYAIAEGGSLTYLGGVYANGFLLGEFSGTGRLAVLEYNKSFADVPSTHWAADTIRQLAAKHLIQGTSENGFEPARSITRAEFVKLLAGVLGLQAQAELKFSDVPSGVWYEQDLARLVRAGIVGGRTAEHFDPSANISRQEIVTMLMRAYVLEHGALQSSAPATFTDSGEVAAWAADSVNAASSLGLVNGRTDGNFVPGGLATRAEAAQFILNYIR; from the coding sequence ATGAACCTTCACACCGGTAAAAAGGCGCGTCGTAAGCTGACATCAGCTGTTCTGGCGGCAGCTTTGCTAGTTTCAGGACTTCCCCTAACGGCTTACGCCGGCGATACGTGGCCTTTTACAGGAGACAGTGCGCCGGGTGCCAATCAGCCTAATGTACATGGATATACGAGCAGCCATATTGCGAACTGGAGTCCGGCAACTGATCCGGATGCAGAGCTGTTGAGATCGCGGGTGCCGCTGCAGAAGCGGAATGCCCCATTTGCTGCAACCCAAGCTAACCCAGCGCTTAGCGCAGACACACAGATGATCAACGTTGCTGGCGACTACGGGAATGCTTTTATTGAGAACGCGCCGTATACGAACAAGTTTGCGCAGTATCATTTTAACTTTTGGCAATATATTGATTACTACTCCTATTGGCACGGTACAGCAACTGCGTACACCCCGCCGGAATATTATGGTGAATTGGCCCAGAAGGACTGGCAGCAAAAATGGTTCGAATTCGGCATGCTGAATATCCCGAACCCTACCTACACCGATGCAGCGCATAAGAACGGCGTGCTGTCATTGGCGGGAATCTTTTTTTCCAATAATGACCGTGGACAGCAGACGTACAAACAAATGATAGTTAAAGACGAGAATGGTAATTTTCCGGTGGCGGATAAACTGATCGAGATGGCCGGATATTTCGGGTTTGACGGTTATTTTGTAAATCAGGAAGAGATGAATCCGAATGTCGCGACCCAGGATATCCCCGATTACATCGCTTTTATGAAGGTGCTGCAAGAGGGCGGCCTATATGTACAGTGGTATGACTCTCTGAACACCAATACCGGTGCTAATGCGTTCGCCCGGACGATTAATGATACCAATATCTCCTTTTTAGTGGATAAAAGCACCAAGGAACCCGTCTCCAATTCGTTTTTCTTCGACTACGGGGCTGGCAATACACAGATTACCAACGCGGCTAATTACTTAAGCAATCTGAATGCCAGTCTGGGAACAAGCTACAACTTGTTTGACGTTGGTTTTGCAGGGCTGGAAGCAGGCCGCGACCGGTTCAAGTCCGTTAACGGAACAGCGTTGATGAACAAGCTGGACAGCAATGGCTTGCCACGGCTCAGCTTGGCTACACTCGGTGCGGACTTCGTTCATGCCGGTCTGGATGAGGACATGAACCTGTCTTACCCGGTCTCGCACAGATCCGAAAATGACTACCAATGGATGACAAAACTGCGTGAGCAGCTATGGTGGTCAGGCCCGAACGTGGACCCTAAGAATACGGTCAAATCGGCAACCAATACTGTTTCCGATGTTTATGCCGACAACCGTTACTGGCCGGGAATCTCCTCCGTCATTGCGGAGCGTTCGGTAATTAAGGACAAGAACTTTTACACCAATTTTAACACTGGACAGGGCTTGTCCTATTCCGTGAACGGTGAAGTATCGAACCCGGATGAGTGGTCTAATATGAGCCTGCAGGATATCCCGGTGACTTGGCAGTGGTGGCAGGATACTGCTGGCAATAAGCTTACTGTAGATTTTGATTATGGACCGGAGTACAACCTTGCGGGCACAAACCGGTACAACTATGAGCAGATCGGTGCGTATAACGGTGGCAGTTCACTGGTGGTGAACGGCAATCTGAATGCGAAGAACTTCTTGCGTCTGTACAAAACAGAGCTGGAGGTCAATGGCAACTCCAAGCTGTCGATCAGCTTCAATAAGCCATCTGCCACGGATGCTTCGGCGATGGCGGTAGGACTCATCCTGGCTGATGATCCGAATACCGTAGTAGAGGTCGCTATTCCAAACAGTGGTCAGCACTCGGAAGGTTGGGTGACAAAGGAGTTGGACCTGAGTGCATACGCGGGTCATAATATTGCAGCCCTTGGACTGGTCTTCGATCCCGGGCAAGGAACAGCGTCCACCTACCAGATGAACGTCGGACAGCTGCGCGTTTATGACGGGTCTGCCGTAAAGCCCGCAGCTCCTGCGGAATTAGCAGTTGCGGAAGCTTTTACAGATACAGGTGAAATGGTTGTGAAGTGGAAGCTAGATCCCGATTACACTAAGATCAAGCAATATAATGTGTACGTGAATGATGTATTTATGGGCGGCAAATACGATGAGGTGTTCTATCTGAAGCATCTCCCGGTGAAATCCGGAACCCTTAAAGTGGTTGCAGTGGGTGCGGATGGAGTGGAGGGCGAAGCGGCATCGTTGGCTTTTGATCTGGATGCGGCGGTTTCCGGAGTGAAGGTGGATTCAAGCGCGGACGGGGAGTTGACTGTGAACTGGACGAACTCCGCCCAAGCTTCCGGTGACATTACCGTTCGAGTGCAGTCCTTGAATTGGATTACGACATCCGAACCGGTGTCACAGCAAGTGGTTGTCCCGGCAGGTGCAAGCACTGCGCTGTTCACGGGGATGCCGGTAAACGGCGATGATTACATTGTCACCGTTACCGCAGGCAACACCGATCCAGTCTCGGTCAGCGGCCGGTTCATCGACACGGTCGCGGAACCTTACGCGGAAGAATGGTCCTGGACGGACGGTAAGCTGAATCTGCCGATGCCGAATACCAGGGACTGGCGGTATATGTATGTGTATGAAGATGGGAATCCGAAATCTTTTGCCACAACGTATAGCTCTGGCAATAAGCCGATGATTATCCGTGGACGGACAACTAAGGCGAGCTTAAGCTTTACCTCGACGGCAAAAGTTGTGCATGTGGTGATGGAGGATTATGCAGGCAACCGCTCCAAACCGGTCTATCTGAAAGGCAGCTATCCCGTTCTCTTTGATGCTAATGGGGGTGAACCAGCAAATACTGTGGCCGAGGCTGTGTATGGCACTTTGCTCTTGGAGCCTACGGGCATTGCCAGAGAGGGCTATGACCTGGAAGGCTGGTACGTTGGAGAAGGAGAAGGTGCGCGAAGATGGAATTTTGCCGAAGATCTAATAACCGGAGAACTGAACTTACAGGCGAAGTGGGCCTTGCAAGCTCCAAAGGTGCAGATCGTAGGGGAAGGCTCCTTCCGTGAAAATACGTCCGCGACACTAACGGCAGTTGCCACTGGCGCAGGGCAGCTGACTTATGCCTGGTATGCGGACACAGGCAGCGGTTATGGAGATGCGTTGGGAATGTCCGCCACCTATACTATCCCTGCTTTGACTACCGGGATGGATGGCAATAAGTACAAGGTCATCGTCATCAATGAATCTGGTGACAGCAGTGAAGCAGAGTACACACTTAACGTAACTCCGGCTGAAGCACCATGGGAAGCGCCTGATTTCATAACCGATCTTCCTTCTGCACTTGATGTCATTGCTGGTGAAGAAGTGAAGCTGTTCGTACAGATCCGCGGGGATGTGGAATCGGTTCGCTGGGAGACGAAGGCAGCAACCGCAGAGGAATGGACTGTAGCGGAGAGCGTGACTTCGGCGGTATACGCATTTACTGCTTCTGAAGCAGACAGCGGTACGCAGTTCCGTGTGGCTCTGACTGGAAAAGAGGGAACGGAGCCTTCAACAAGAACCGGTAATGAACTTACGGTGACAGTACATCCGGCACCGGATGCGCCAATTATCACCGCTTATAGCGTAGATAAGAATCCGGCAGCTGTAGGTGATAAGGTGTCTTTTGCCGTAGTGGCTTCTGCAGTTTATGGCGAGTTAAGCTACCAATGGTTGAAAAACGGGCAGGCCGTTGAAGGCGCTGTGGAGCGTGATTATACGATTGCTTCTGCAAAAGAAACAGACAGCGGCGAATACACGGCCGTAGTCACCAACACCAAAATACTGAATGGCCGCCCTTATACGGCTGTTCAAAAGAGCGGGATTATTGATTTGGAGGTCCACAATACTCCTGTATCTACACCGCAGCCGACATCGGCTCCAGGGACAGGTACGGGAACTGGCGGAACGACTCCGGCAGCGACAGCAACGCCGCTTCCAAGTCCGACTAGTGCAACATTGACTGTTCCAGCAAGTGCACTCAGTACATCTACTGAGAACGGAAAAGTGACGGTAAATGTGCCGGCAGGCGTTACAGCTATCGAGCTGCCTGTGAATGCAGGTGAATTGCTAGGGATCCGTCAACTTGAATTGGCCGCCTCGGGAACCACACTTGGTATTGCGCCGGAATTGCTGGTGCAATTGAAGGCTCTGCTTAATGAAGCTCAAGCTTCAGGCAGCAAGATTCAGGTGAAGCTCAGCCCGGAAACTTTGAACATGAGCACACTGAAAGCAGAGCGTGGGGTGGTCTTGCGGGGTACGGGGATGACGTTTGATCTGAGCATCATCGCGGGGAATGGTACATCTAACCGTCTTCCAAGCTTCAGCAAACCAGTAACCATACAATGGAGTGCAGCAAATACGGATTATAATACTAATTTGCTTGGTTTATATGCTATTGCTGAAGGGGGTTCGCTTACCTATCTCGGCGGAGTATACGCGAATGGCTTCCTGCTAGGAGAGTTTAGCGGAACAGGCAGGCTGGCTGTGCTGGAGTACAATAAATCCTTCGCTGACGTTCCGTCTACCCATTGGGCTGCGGACACTATCCGCCAGCTGGCGGCTAAACATCTGATACAAGGCACTTCCGAAAATGGATTTGAGCCCGCCCGCAGTATTACAAGAGCGGAATTTGTGAAGCTGCTGGCTGGCGTGCTGGGACTGCAAGCTCAGGCGGAATTGAAATTTAGTGATGTGCCATCTGGTGTATGGTATGAGCAGGACCTGGCGCGTCTGGTCCGGGCAGGTATTGTAGGCGGACGCACTGCTGAACACTTCGATCCGAGTGCGAACATCAGCCGCCAGGAGATTGTGACTATGCTAATGCGTGCCTATGTACTGGAGCATGGAGCGCTTCAGTCATCAGCCCCGGCAACATTCACCGATTCCGGTGAGGTAGCAGCCTGGGCGGCAGACAGCGTGAATGCTGCGTCATCACTGGGTCTGGTGAATGGCCGCACGGACGGAAATTTTGTGCCCGGTGGCTTGGCGACCCGTGCCGAGGCTGCGCAGTTCATCTTGAATTACATCCGGTAG
- a CDS encoding S-layer homology domain-containing protein: MNRLFKQAVSMTLAFVMVLGLTFTGMPAFAEDSNEDAGLLQLQTLEPITLLAGNSTWKYLDNGTDQGSVWRSVYDDSTWASGQAPLGYKDSGAGVSSKQFGALNTNISYGSDKKKKYRTSYFRTNVTVNKEEITKSDKVLGNFAFDDGVVLYLNGAEIYREAMPAGEIDYQTLSTTNGSDPNEYTKVDLTEIVKANLKDGSNELSAEVHQTGDTSSDLYWDMSLIAYPVVETVEPGVGKPDSIAITFNGNPQTSMGFNWYAPESVTGTKLEVVEASKLENGQFPAAGAQLYEGTSVTTSVYMTKADKSAKKPLVLTSHKVIADHLQPGTEYAYRAGDGQADNWSDVGTFKTERSSNQAFKFLYTTDSQGTTEEDFDIWNHTLQEGLAKFPESEFILNSGDLVDNGDIEEQWGWFFNKPKDILANIPLVPLVGNHESKNYSNYSSHFNLPNVSNTGAKPDGSVYSFDYGSAHFMVINTEYYGASSNLENNEIYNKQVEWLRSEAAKSNQKWKVVLLHKSPYSVANHTNDTDVLFYRAQLTKVFDELGIDMVIGGHDHTFARSYQMYNNKPLTDIVPDSNGVVTDPKGTLYLITNAAGNKKYNVASGTFPFAAKYGQPGKEMFTGMTVTNDELSYEAYTTTTGGSTDLYDNYSIHKSEVAVKPVQNAKATAADGGKITLTWDAPASGAPVSGYRIYEQNDLVSANWMVSVPNEEGKTSYTYTVENTNPNQTYQFVIKAVSERTNSEAAIASTDSIKKVTVTFNGDPVSAKGFTWYTALKSTGNDLQVVENTGVTPDFAKAAEFTGRSAVSRNSKDELVHKAEASGLKADTKYYFRVGDKALGLWSAVGTFETAAKTGAFTFIDLADTQAKTEDEAILSGETMAKALTTFPNAEFVAINGDIVDTGTNESQWNWLLGHSQDTLLNTTIVPVAGNHEDKANAFYEHYNIKEAPGSATETGAYYSYDYSNAHFVVLNTNENSDEFANFSQAQLDWMKADVKAAKAAGAKWIIVAMHKGPYTTSNHATDKDIMGTNGERAKVAPMMAELGIDLVLQGHDHIYARTKPIKADGTAADTVKIKESFNGQTVEYTVNPDGTIYLIPATAGAKVYYKNMKPELGDAYYNLFEVANENTAAKYGPDPSDATRPKRGQVQTFVGITVDAGKLTAVSYEIDQNINDAKPYVLEEFGILKEADPEVNPTPEPTTTPTTEPTTAPTTEPTTAPTTEPTTAPTTAPTAAPTTGSSTGPVATTKPTATPTPTVAPTATPAPTTVPTPSATPVVKPSLTDTGSHWAAAAIEKAVAGGFVSGYPDNTFRPNQKVNRVEFITMLARALQLPDSGNTSSFKDSAKIPAWAKSFVAQAVALQIISGYDDGTFRPTQELTRTELAVMVVRALGITVDPKATLTFNDAKDVPAWAVPYIAAAADAGIVNGIGQNRFAPNQVASRAEAVTIILNLLEKQGK, translated from the coding sequence ATGAACAGGTTATTTAAACAAGCAGTATCCATGACACTAGCCTTCGTTATGGTACTGGGACTTACATTTACAGGAATGCCAGCTTTTGCAGAAGACAGCAATGAGGATGCTGGATTACTGCAATTACAAACGCTAGAGCCAATTACACTACTGGCGGGCAATTCTACATGGAAATATCTAGATAACGGAACGGATCAAGGTTCGGTATGGCGGTCTGTTTACGATGATTCTACATGGGCATCAGGCCAAGCGCCGCTTGGTTATAAAGATTCTGGGGCCGGAGTCAGCAGCAAGCAATTTGGTGCTCTGAATACAAATATAAGCTACGGTTCGGATAAAAAGAAGAAATATCGTACTTCCTATTTCCGTACAAATGTAACTGTGAATAAGGAAGAAATTACAAAATCGGATAAAGTATTGGGTAATTTTGCATTTGATGACGGAGTTGTGCTGTATCTGAACGGTGCAGAAATCTACCGCGAGGCTATGCCAGCTGGTGAAATCGACTATCAGACACTTAGTACAACTAATGGCAGTGATCCAAATGAGTATACAAAGGTTGACCTAACGGAAATCGTAAAAGCCAATCTGAAGGATGGAAGTAATGAGCTTTCAGCTGAAGTTCACCAGACGGGAGACACTAGCTCTGACCTTTATTGGGATATGAGCCTGATTGCTTATCCTGTAGTGGAGACAGTAGAACCTGGAGTTGGGAAGCCAGATTCTATCGCAATTACTTTTAATGGCAACCCGCAGACTAGTATGGGATTTAACTGGTATGCACCTGAAAGTGTGACTGGCACCAAACTGGAAGTGGTAGAAGCTTCTAAATTGGAGAATGGCCAGTTTCCAGCGGCAGGAGCTCAATTGTATGAAGGAACATCCGTTACAACTAGTGTGTATATGACAAAAGCGGATAAATCAGCTAAAAAACCACTTGTGCTAACCAGCCATAAGGTAATAGCGGATCATCTGCAGCCGGGCACGGAATATGCTTACCGTGCTGGAGATGGACAAGCTGATAATTGGAGCGACGTAGGAACTTTTAAGACAGAACGTTCCAGCAACCAAGCTTTTAAATTCCTATATACAACGGATTCCCAAGGAACAACTGAAGAAGATTTTGATATCTGGAATCATACCCTTCAAGAAGGATTAGCTAAATTCCCGGAAAGTGAGTTTATTCTGAATTCTGGTGATTTGGTGGATAACGGTGATATTGAGGAGCAATGGGGATGGTTTTTCAATAAGCCTAAGGATATTTTAGCGAATATTCCGTTGGTGCCTTTGGTAGGCAACCATGAAAGCAAAAATTATAGCAATTATAGCTCTCATTTTAACTTGCCGAATGTATCGAATACAGGTGCGAAACCTGATGGTTCTGTATATTCTTTTGACTACGGTTCAGCGCACTTTATGGTAATTAATACAGAATATTATGGTGCAAGCTCGAATCTTGAGAATAACGAAATTTACAATAAACAAGTGGAGTGGCTTCGGAGCGAAGCGGCAAAAAGCAATCAGAAATGGAAGGTTGTGCTTCTGCATAAATCTCCTTATTCCGTTGCCAATCACACCAATGATACAGATGTACTCTTTTACAGAGCGCAATTAACGAAGGTGTTTGATGAGCTTGGTATCGACATGGTAATTGGCGGGCATGACCACACCTTTGCTAGAAGCTATCAGATGTACAACAACAAGCCATTGACGGATATTGTTCCGGACTCAAACGGAGTAGTAACTGATCCTAAGGGTACTTTATACCTGATTACAAATGCAGCGGGCAATAAGAAATACAACGTAGCTTCAGGAACATTCCCTTTTGCAGCTAAATACGGACAGCCTGGCAAGGAAATGTTCACGGGGATGACGGTAACGAATGATGAGCTATCTTACGAAGCCTACACCACAACAACTGGTGGTTCTACAGACTTGTATGATAACTACAGCATTCATAAATCGGAAGTAGCAGTTAAACCTGTGCAAAATGCAAAGGCTACTGCAGCAGATGGTGGTAAAATAACGTTGACTTGGGATGCGCCAGCTTCCGGTGCACCAGTGTCTGGATATCGAATTTATGAGCAAAATGATCTGGTATCCGCAAATTGGATGGTCAGTGTTCCTAATGAAGAAGGTAAAACTTCTTATACTTACACTGTAGAAAATACTAATCCAAACCAAACCTATCAATTTGTTATCAAAGCTGTAAGTGAAAGAACAAATTCAGAAGCTGCTATCGCTTCAACGGATTCGATTAAAAAAGTTACAGTTACCTTTAATGGCGATCCAGTGAGTGCAAAAGGATTCACTTGGTACACAGCGTTGAAGTCTACTGGAAACGATCTGCAGGTTGTAGAAAATACGGGCGTTACTCCAGACTTTGCTAAGGCTGCTGAGTTTACAGGACGTTCGGCGGTTTCCAGAAATTCAAAGGATGAATTAGTTCATAAAGCGGAAGCTTCTGGCCTGAAAGCTGATACAAAATACTACTTCCGTGTAGGTGATAAAGCACTAGGCCTGTGGAGTGCAGTGGGAACTTTTGAAACTGCCGCTAAGACAGGAGCATTTACTTTCATCGATTTGGCTGATACACAGGCTAAGACCGAAGATGAAGCGATTCTTTCCGGTGAAACGATGGCAAAAGCACTTACGACGTTCCCGAATGCTGAGTTTGTGGCGATTAACGGAGATATCGTAGATACCGGAACTAATGAATCACAATGGAATTGGTTGCTTGGTCATTCGCAGGATACCCTGCTTAACACGACCATCGTGCCTGTTGCGGGGAATCATGAGGATAAGGCAAATGCCTTCTATGAGCACTACAATATTAAGGAAGCACCGGGCTCTGCAACAGAAACTGGAGCATATTATTCCTATGACTACAGCAATGCTCACTTTGTAGTCCTGAATACAAATGAGAATTCCGATGAATTTGCTAACTTCAGCCAAGCACAGTTGGATTGGATGAAGGCTGACGTAAAAGCAGCGAAGGCTGCTGGTGCGAAGTGGATTATCGTAGCTATGCATAAAGGTCCATACACAACCTCTAACCATGCTACTGACAAAGACATTATGGGTACAAATGGAGAAAGAGCGAAGGTTGCTCCAATGATGGCTGAACTGGGCATTGACTTGGTTCTTCAAGGACACGACCATATTTATGCCCGGACCAAGCCAATTAAAGCTGATGGAACTGCGGCAGACACAGTGAAGATCAAGGAAAGCTTCAATGGTCAAACTGTAGAGTACACAGTAAATCCAGATGGAACGATTTATCTGATCCCAGCTACAGCGGGAGCGAAGGTTTACTACAAGAACATGAAACCAGAATTGGGAGATGCGTATTATAATCTCTTCGAAGTAGCAAATGAGAATACAGCAGCAAAATACGGACCGGACCCAAGTGATGCTACGCGTCCAAAACGCGGTCAAGTTCAGACCTTTGTAGGTATTACTGTAGATGCTGGCAAATTAACAGCTGTATCTTATGAGATCGATCAGAATATTAATGATGCTAAACCGTACGTTCTGGAAGAGTTCGGTATTCTTAAAGAAGCAGATCCGGAAGTAAATCCAACACCAGAACCGACAACAACGCCGACAACGGAACCGACAACAGCGCCAACGACGGAACCGACAACGGCGCCAACGACGGAACCGACAACAGCGCCAACGACAGCACCAACAGCAGCACCAACAACAGGATCATCAACAGGTCCAGTGGCAACAACAAAACCGACAGCAACACCAACGCCAACAGTAGCACCAACAGCTACACCAGCACCAACAACGGTGCCTACACCATCTGCAACGCCAGTAGTCAAACCATCATTGACGGATACTGGCAGCCATTGGGCAGCAGCGGCTATTGAGAAAGCAGTAGCAGGGGGCTTCGTTAGCGGTTATCCGGATAATACTTTCCGCCCTAATCAGAAAGTAAATCGGGTTGAATTTATCACTATGCTGGCTCGTGCCCTGCAATTGCCGGACAGTGGTAACACTTCAAGCTTTAAGGATTCAGCGAAGATTCCGGCATGGGCTAAGTCCTTTGTAGCTCAGGCAGTAGCTTTGCAAATTATCAGCGGCTATGACGATGGTACCTTCCGTCCTACGCAGGAGCTTACTCGCACTGAATTAGCAGTTATGGTTGTTAGGGCTCTGGGCATTACAGTAGATCCAAAAGCGACCTTAACCTTCAATGATGCTAAGGATGTACCCGCATGGGCAGTACCATATATTGCGGCAGCAGCAGACGCGGGCATTGTGAATGGCATAGGACAAAACCGTTTCGCACCTAACCAGGTAGCGTCCCGGGCCGAAGCAGTAACAATCATTCTGAACTTGCTTGAGAAGCAAGGAAAGTAA